The Sulfurimonas aquatica genomic sequence TCTCTCGTCTTGAATTAAATACAAAAGGCTTATATGTTGACCCGGATGGGACATTCCCAAATCATCATCCAGATCCCTCAGATGAGCATAATCTTGTGGACATAAAAAAACTTTTAGCAGAGTCTGGCGACATAGCGTTTGCTTACGATGGAGATGCGGATAGAATAGCGGTACTTACTCATAAAAATAATATAAAAGGCGACATGATGGCTCTTTTATACTCTATGAAGATGGATAAGCCGACTGTGATTGGAGAAGTTAAGTGTTCTCAAGTGATGTATGATGAGTTGGAAAAACGCGGCTGCAAAGCTATTATGTATAAGACAGGTCACTCTAACCTAAAAGTTAAAATGAAAGAGACAAACGCAGACTTAGCATGTGAAGTGAGTGGACATGTATTCTTTAAAAATCGATACTTTGGTTATGATGACGCTATATATGCAACTTTAAGAATGTTAGAGTTAGTTCATGATGGTATTGATCTTGACGCTGAACTCGCAAAACTTCCAGAGGTCTTTTCAACTGAAGAGATAAAAGTAAAAACTACAGAGCACGAGAAGTTTAAAATAATAGATGCAGTTAAAGAGTTACTTAAAAATCCACCAGCAGATTTTCCAACTATAAAAGATATTATAGAAGTAGATGGCGTTAGGATAAATTTTGAGAATGGCTGGGGACTTGTCCGTGCAAGTAACACTACTCCAGTATTAGTTACGAGATTTGAGTCTACAACTTTACAAAATGCTAAGCTTTATGAAGATAGTATAAATAATCTAATCATTTTAGCAAAAAAATCACTTTAGGACTCGTTGACTTAACATGGAAGAAACATCATATAACTACTTGAAAATTTACGAACACTTATCTATCCTTTATGCACAGTATAATGAAGAGAACAAGTTTAATCAGAAGATTTTAAAGAGTGTTTCACAAATATTTCACAGTTCTCTTGGTGTTGAAGATACTATAAATAAATATAAATTTCTTAAAGAGATAAATGGCTCCTATGTGGACCTTTTAATCATAGATAACCGCTTTGGACTTGAGCTTTGTCATACAATCTTAGAGATTAATCCAAAGCAGAGAATTATAGTCCGTGTTAAACTCGATAATAACGAATTTCTCTCAGATTTTTACGTAAATGGGTTCGATGATTTTATATATGAACCTCTTACAACATTAGCAATAGACAAGACTATCTCTAACATCAGTGAGAAAATGGACTATACAAATCTTTTGGCGCGTAGTTTGAAAAAAGAGGAAGAGATTGTTCTTGAGTATGAAGATAAACTCGAAGAATCGCAGAGAAAACTAGAGCAAAGAAGTGAGTTTTTTGCAAGTATGTCACATGAGATAAGAACTCCAATGAATGCTATTTTAGGGATGAGTCAAATTCTTATAGAAGATAGCACACTTACTCTCTCACAGCTTGAAAATGCTAAAACCATTAATCGTTCAACAAATATGCTATTAGGCATTATTAACGATATTTTAGATTTTTCTAAAATAGAAGCGGGTAAATTAACTTTAGAGAAAACTTCTTTTGATTTAAACACTATTTTGAGCTACATAGCAGATATGATAAGTTTTAAAACGCAAGAGAAGGGTATAAATATAATCTTTGAAATAGATCACAATATAGGAAAAAACTATTTTGGTGATCCTCTTCGTATCTCTCAAATTCTATTAAACCTTGTTGGTAATGCAGTCAAGTTTACAGATGAGGGTAGTGTAACACTTAGTATTAAAACACTCAAGGATGACACTGATTCTAAAACAAATATACAGTTTGAAGTGAGTGACACAGGAATAGGTATGAGTAAGGCACAGCTCTCAGGCCTTTTTCAAAGTTATGCACAAGCATCACATGACACAAGTAGAAAGTATGGTGGAACAGGCCTTGGACTTACTATCTCTAAACAGCTTGTTGAACTAATGGATGGTAAAATTTGGGCAGAGAGTGAAGAAGGTAAGGGGAGTAGTTTTTTTGTAAACATTGTTCTTGAGCATGATGAGTCAGCAGATACAATAAGAAAGTATCGTCTTCCTTCAAAAGATATCATGTCTTGGAGGGTTCTTATTATAGATTCACATTTGAAATCTCAAGAGTCACTAAAATATTTACTCAAATATTTTCATATTGAGTCACATTCAGCATTCAATACACAAGAGACAAAAGAGATACTCAGTAAAACAAGATTTGACCTTCTATTCATAGATGAGAAAATGTTTGATATGTTTAATTTTGCTTCATATAAAGAGAAAACCGGTATTAAAATAGTTGTAATTGAAGAGTGGATGAATAGTTTAAAAAGTGTTAAGGCTCAAAATGACGCTATCGACGAACTTATGAAAAGACCATTTAACCAACAGATGGTTTTTGACACCCTTAGTAAACTTTATAATAAAACCAATAATGCAGAGATACCAGAGAGTGAACTCTCATCTAAAGATAAGGTTAAAGAGCTGGGCAAACATAAAATCCTCATTGCAGAAGATAATCTAATCAACCAAAAAGTTATGAGAGGCCTTCTAAATGGAACTGAGCTAGAACTTGAGTTTGCTGATGATGGTTTAGAAGCTCTAAAAGCTCTCCAAAATGCAGATGAGTTACCAGAAATAGTTTTTATGGATATAAATATGCCAAATATGGATGGGTTTATGGCAACTAAGAGTATACGAAGAAATAGCACTTATGACAAGATAATTATTGTTGGACTCAGTGGTAATGTTGAAGAAGCTGAAATTAAAAAAGCAAAAGAGTCTGGCATGCAAGAGTATCTATCTAAGCCTATTGAAGTAAAAGCACTCCATGGTGTTTTATTGCAATACTTAAGTGCATCTATTTAGATTTTGAATAAAAACAGAAGTAAAATTAAATATCATAAAAGTATAAGCATACTATATGCTGAACATACTGATGTAAGTAACTTTAACTCTAGTCTTTTAAAATATACATGTAAAGATTTTAAAAATTCTCTTGGTGTAGCTAGTACAATCAGTACATATGAAAGATATAAAAAAGAGTATGGATACTATTTTGATATAGTAATAATAGATAGTACATTTGGAACCTCTTTAATTAAAAAAATATTAACTATAAACCCTACTCAAAAGATAGTTTTAGTTGTAAAACTTGATCATCAGGTAAGTCTTTTAGAAATGGAAGATTATGATGTGCGACATGCTCTTTATGAGCCTATAAGTATGCAAGATGTGAACATTGTTATCGAAAACATAATAGATGAACTTGATAGTAATGATATTTTAAAAAGACATATTAGAGCATATGAAGAGTTAGATACTGGTATGTCAGAGCTAATTAATAAATATGAAAATAGACTAACTGAACTTGAGAATAAACTTCAATCACAAGGTAGTTTTTTTGCAAGTATGAACCATGAAGTAAGAACACCTATGAATGCAATCATAGGAATGAGTCAAATTCTTTTAGATGACAACTCCCTAAATACTCATCACAAAAAAAGTATAAAAACAATACACAAATCTTCAAATATGCTACTTGGAGTAATCAATGACATTTTAGACTATTCTAAAATAGAAGCTAGAATGCTTACTCTAGAAAAAACCTCTTTTAATTTAAATACTGTTTTTGATTACTTAGCAGACATGATAGGCTTAAAGGTTAAAGAAAAAAATCTAGAGCTTATCTTTGAGATAGATAATAATATTGAGAAAAACTATGTAGGCGACCCTCTGCGTTTATCACAAATTCTTTTAAACTTAATGTCAAACGCAGTCAAATTTACTGAGCAGGGCAGTGTCACATTAAAAGCCAAAACAGTAGAAATATTGAATGAAAAAGCTCATTTAGAGTTTTGTATCTCTGATACTGGTATAGGAATAAAAGAAGAGGCACTCGAGACTCTTTTTGAAAACTATACACAAGTAAATGATATTAAAAATCATCAGCATGGTGGAACAGGACTTGGTCTCTCAATAGCTAAGCAGTTAAGTAATCTTATGGATGGAAATATAAAAGTTCAAAGTACTTATGGCGAAGGGGCTTCTTTTATTGTTGATATTATGCTTGACTTAGAGGATCTTAAGACAAAAAGAAGATACAGACTTCCAACTAAGGAGCTAATGGATAAAAAAGTTCTCATAGTTGACTCAAGAGAAAAATCTGTGAAATCCCTTGAAAATATGCTCAGATATTTTCACATACCCGTTTGTACAGCATTTAACTTAGAAGATGCTCAGAGGCATTTTGATAAGCAAGAGTTTGACATTCTTTTTATAGATAAAAAGATCTATTTACAAGATAGTGCAAAATACAAAAAAGTAGAGCACATTGTTATCTTAGAAGATTGGATGGACTCTTTAACAAGAGGCCCAGAAGATAAAAGTACACATCATAAACATCTTAAAAGACCTTTTACGCAAGAAATCCTATTTGAAATGATATTAAGTCTGTATGATTACTCCATAAAAGATGAATCAAGACTAGCCAAAACTTATACTAAAGAGGACATTATAAAACTTGGAAAACAGAGTATATTGTTAGCTGAAGACAATAGAGTCAATCAGGAGATAATAAAAGGTCTGCTTGCCAAAACAGAGATTAATATAGATTATGTAAGTGATGGAGAAGAAGTTTTAGAAGCAGTTTATTCAAGGAGTGAACCTTATAAACTTATACTAATGGATATCAATATGCCAAATATAAATGGATATACGGCTTCAAAAAAAATACGAGAAGATAGTAAATATGATGATTGTATTATAGTCGCACTTACTGGTAATACCTCTAAAGATGATATACGAATTGCTGAAGAGTCAGGTATGCAAAGGCATATATCTAAACCAATTCAGATGAATAAATTTTATAAAGTAATTGTGGAGTCTCTATCTCCCTCAAAGCTTTAAGATGCACTCTTAAACTTATTTTTGTTATAATTTTAAAAATAAATTTTTGACTCTTAAGTAAAAAAACTAAGGAATACTAATGAAAACTCAGACTATTTTAATGCCATTGGACATGCACCTGCATCTGCGTGATGGCGTTATGCTAGAAAATGTTGCCCCACTTACTGCCTACTCTTTTAGTGGAGCGATAGTAATGCCAAACTTAGTTCCACCAGTTAAAACACTTGAAGATGTAAAAGCATATAGAGCACGTATTATGGCGGCGGTTCCTAATGATTATTTTGAACCATATATGACACTTTTTTATCAAAACTACGATAAAGCATTTTTAGAGAGTGTAGCAGATGAACTGACTGCTATAAAGCTTTATCCTGCAGGTATTACAACAAACTCAGAAGGTGGTGTTTCCTCTTTTGATATAGAAGAGATGAGAGCAACACTTCAAGCAATGAGTGATTTAGATATTCCTTTATGTGTTCATGGAGAGACAGATGGTTTTGTAATGGATAGAGAAGCTGAGTTTATGACTATATATGAGCTTCTTGCTAGTAATTTTCCAAACTTAAAAATTATTATGGAGCATATCACGACAAAAGCAGCTGTAGATATGTTAGATAAATTTGAAAACTTATATGCGACTATTACCGTGCACCATCTTATCCTTACACTTGATGATGTTGTTGGTGGTATGATGAAACCACACTTGTTCTGCAAGCCAATAGCAAAACGCCCAGAAGATCTTGATGCACTTTTAACTGTTGCACTTGAGGCACATCCAAAGGTCATGTTCGGTTCTGATTCAGCTCCACATCCTCAGCATAAAAAAGAGTCTTGTGGCTGTGCAGCAGGTGTATTTACAGCACCTATTGCACTTCAACTCTTATGTGAAATCTTTGAGCAATATGATAAGTTAGGTAACTTACAAGCGTTTGTAAGTGATAATGCACAAAATATTTATGGAATATGTCCTGAGTTTAAAGAAGTAACTCTAGAGAAACGCCCATTTATCGTGCCTGAGAATTATTTTGGTGTTGTTCCAATGTATGCTGGAGAGACTCTAAACTGGGCTATAGAGAGTGTTGAGTAAAATACTACTACTCGAAGATGATTTACTCTTTGCTGAGACACTTGTAGATCTCCTTGAAGATGAGAACTACTTGGTATCTCATTTTCCAAATGGTCAAGATGCTCTTGATGCTACCTATGAAGGCAAATTTGACGCATACTTACTTGATATAAATGTTCCTCTTATAGATGGCCTCTCTTTACTCTCTGAACTTAGAGACGCAAATGATAATACTCCCGCAATTTTTTTAACCTCGCATAAAGATAAATCAATGCTAGAGAAGGGCTTCTTGAGTGGCTGCGACGATTACTTAATAAAGCCATTTGACTCAAATGAACTGCTCCTGCGTTTAAGCGCGCTTCTCAAGCGCTCAAAGAAGTATAAACCAGAGTCCTTTGGTGATTTGGTTTATGATGAACTTCATAAGTGCATACTCTACAAGAAAGAAGAGTTAGAACTTTCAAAAAAAGAGTATTTACTCTTACTTCTTCTGATGAGACATATAAATACAAGCGTTCCAAAAGAGCTTATATATGATGAACTTTGGAGTAGTGCCGAGAGTGGTAGTGACGGTGCTATCCGCGTTTATATAAATAGACTCAAGCAGTTGCTTCCTGGGATGAAAATTGAAAATATTCGTGGTATAGGATATAAGCTTGTGGAGTAATTTTCGCATTAGTATTTTTATCTACTATTTTATTACAGTTGTAGGATTTTTAGGTTTTGGATACTATTTTTTAATTGTATTAGAGTTTGAGAACCTTTATCTATTGAGCCTTTTTTTACTTTCGTTTGTAGTTGTATCTGCCGTTTTTATCTCGAAGTTGGCAGTGGATCCTCTTTTTGAATATGTGACAAACCTACAAAGGCTCTCAAGAGAAACTCTTCACGAGTTAAACCTTCCCATCAGTACCATCATTACTAACTCTCAAATGCTGAGTAAAACGCTTGATGATGAGAAGAGTTTAAAAAGAGTAGGGCGTATCACAACTGCGTGTGATATGTTAAAAGAGCGTTATAACGAGCTTGACTATATGATAAAGATGCAGACCAAAGAGGACATTAGAGAGAAGTTTCTTGTTGACGAACTTGTGAAAAGTCGTGTTGAGTTTTTACAAAGAATCTATCCACATATGAAATTCTCAACTTCTTTGGAGCATCTTGAACAGTATGGAGATAAAAAAGGCTTAACAAAAGTAATTGACAATATCATTGATAATGGGGTAAAATACTCACAAAATTCCAAGAATATAGATATCAAAATAGAGAATAACATTCTTCTTATTCAAGACCATGGCATAGGTATGGATGAGGTTGAACTTATGAGGATTTTTGACAACTATTATCAATCAGATAGCAATATGCAAGGCTTTGGAATAGGCTTAAATATGGTCAAAAGATTTTGTGATAAAAATGGAATAAAACTAAGTTTTAAATCAGCACCGAACGTAGGCACGAGTGTTGAATTAAAATTTTTATAAATATAAGGAAAGTAATGCAAGAAGTAAATATGTTAGAGTATGCAGAACAAGCACTTGACTATGGAGTAATGGGAATACTGATTTTAATGAGTATTGTAACTCTGTGGTTGTTCATAGAAAGAATGATGTTTTATAAAACGATTAAAACCCAAGAGTATAAGTATAGAGATAATTTAGAATTAGACTTAACGGATAATATTGGCGTTATAAGCGCAATTGGCTCAAACGCACCTTATGTTGGTCTTCTTGGTACCGTTATAGGTATTATGATTACATTTTATAGTATGGGTGATGCGGGGGCAGTAGACGCAAAGCAGATAATGGTTGGACTTGCTCTTGCCCTTAAAGCGACTGCAATGGGGCTTGTTGTAGCTATTCCTGCTATTGTGACGTATACTATAGCACTTAGAAAAGTAGAGCGAATCCTTACAAAGTTTGATGTTGAGCAAGAGGCAAAAGTAGCTTAATGGCAAAGTGTAAAAAGAGTAAAAAAAGGTTTGATGAGATAAACGTTATCCCTTTTATCGACATTATGCTAGTGCTTCTAGTTATGGTTTTGACAACGGCAACTTTTATAAAGCAGGG encodes the following:
- a CDS encoding phosphomannomutase/phosphoglucomutase is translated as MSIYREYDIRGIYEKELNEESVVRIGFALASKISGEYVAVGYDARSHSPILFEYLVRGLNAGGKKVLGMGLVPTPVNYFTNYQEWNGITPSASVMITGSHNPSEYNGFKITVDKAPFFSEDIYALGRECEAMTMPKNVTRDVTEIDAVTRYVDFLVSEFSHLKGMDTRIVYDCGNGVAGVVTEDIFSRLELNTKGLYVDPDGTFPNHHPDPSDEHNLVDIKKLLAESGDIAFAYDGDADRIAVLTHKNNIKGDMMALLYSMKMDKPTVIGEVKCSQVMYDELEKRGCKAIMYKTGHSNLKVKMKETNADLACEVSGHVFFKNRYFGYDDAIYATLRMLELVHDGIDLDAELAKLPEVFSTEEIKVKTTEHEKFKIIDAVKELLKNPPADFPTIKDIIEVDGVRINFENGWGLVRASNTTPVLVTRFESTTLQNAKLYEDSINNLIILAKKSL
- a CDS encoding response regulator, coding for MEETSYNYLKIYEHLSILYAQYNEENKFNQKILKSVSQIFHSSLGVEDTINKYKFLKEINGSYVDLLIIDNRFGLELCHTILEINPKQRIIVRVKLDNNEFLSDFYVNGFDDFIYEPLTTLAIDKTISNISEKMDYTNLLARSLKKEEEIVLEYEDKLEESQRKLEQRSEFFASMSHEIRTPMNAILGMSQILIEDSTLTLSQLENAKTINRSTNMLLGIINDILDFSKIEAGKLTLEKTSFDLNTILSYIADMISFKTQEKGINIIFEIDHNIGKNYFGDPLRISQILLNLVGNAVKFTDEGSVTLSIKTLKDDTDSKTNIQFEVSDTGIGMSKAQLSGLFQSYAQASHDTSRKYGGTGLGLTISKQLVELMDGKIWAESEEGKGSSFFVNIVLEHDESADTIRKYRLPSKDIMSWRVLIIDSHLKSQESLKYLLKYFHIESHSAFNTQETKEILSKTRFDLLFIDEKMFDMFNFASYKEKTGIKIVVIEEWMNSLKSVKAQNDAIDELMKRPFNQQMVFDTLSKLYNKTNNAEIPESELSSKDKVKELGKHKILIAEDNLINQKVMRGLLNGTELELEFADDGLEALKALQNADELPEIVFMDINMPNMDGFMATKSIRRNSTYDKIIIVGLSGNVEEAEIKKAKESGMQEYLSKPIEVKALHGVLLQYLSASI
- a CDS encoding response regulator, producing the protein MNKNRSKIKYHKSISILYAEHTDVSNFNSSLLKYTCKDFKNSLGVASTISTYERYKKEYGYYFDIVIIDSTFGTSLIKKILTINPTQKIVLVVKLDHQVSLLEMEDYDVRHALYEPISMQDVNIVIENIIDELDSNDILKRHIRAYEELDTGMSELINKYENRLTELENKLQSQGSFFASMNHEVRTPMNAIIGMSQILLDDNSLNTHHKKSIKTIHKSSNMLLGVINDILDYSKIEARMLTLEKTSFNLNTVFDYLADMIGLKVKEKNLELIFEIDNNIEKNYVGDPLRLSQILLNLMSNAVKFTEQGSVTLKAKTVEILNEKAHLEFCISDTGIGIKEEALETLFENYTQVNDIKNHQHGGTGLGLSIAKQLSNLMDGNIKVQSTYGEGASFIVDIMLDLEDLKTKRRYRLPTKELMDKKVLIVDSREKSVKSLENMLRYFHIPVCTAFNLEDAQRHFDKQEFDILFIDKKIYLQDSAKYKKVEHIVILEDWMDSLTRGPEDKSTHHKHLKRPFTQEILFEMILSLYDYSIKDESRLAKTYTKEDIIKLGKQSILLAEDNRVNQEIIKGLLAKTEINIDYVSDGEEVLEAVYSRSEPYKLILMDINMPNINGYTASKKIREDSKYDDCIIVALTGNTSKDDIRIAEESGMQRHISKPIQMNKFYKVIVESLSPSKL
- the pyrC gene encoding dihydroorotase, encoding MKTQTILMPLDMHLHLRDGVMLENVAPLTAYSFSGAIVMPNLVPPVKTLEDVKAYRARIMAAVPNDYFEPYMTLFYQNYDKAFLESVADELTAIKLYPAGITTNSEGGVSSFDIEEMRATLQAMSDLDIPLCVHGETDGFVMDREAEFMTIYELLASNFPNLKIIMEHITTKAAVDMLDKFENLYATITVHHLILTLDDVVGGMMKPHLFCKPIAKRPEDLDALLTVALEAHPKVMFGSDSAPHPQHKKESCGCAAGVFTAPIALQLLCEIFEQYDKLGNLQAFVSDNAQNIYGICPEFKEVTLEKRPFIVPENYFGVVPMYAGETLNWAIESVE
- a CDS encoding response regulator transcription factor; translated protein: MLSKILLLEDDLLFAETLVDLLEDENYLVSHFPNGQDALDATYEGKFDAYLLDINVPLIDGLSLLSELRDANDNTPAIFLTSHKDKSMLEKGFLSGCDDYLIKPFDSNELLLRLSALLKRSKKYKPESFGDLVYDELHKCILYKKEELELSKKEYLLLLLLMRHINTSVPKELIYDELWSSAESGSDGAIRVYINRLKQLLPGMKIENIRGIGYKLVE
- a CDS encoding sensor histidine kinase, with amino-acid sequence MWSNFRISIFIYYFITVVGFLGFGYYFLIVLEFENLYLLSLFLLSFVVVSAVFISKLAVDPLFEYVTNLQRLSRETLHELNLPISTIITNSQMLSKTLDDEKSLKRVGRITTACDMLKERYNELDYMIKMQTKEDIREKFLVDELVKSRVEFLQRIYPHMKFSTSLEHLEQYGDKKGLTKVIDNIIDNGVKYSQNSKNIDIKIENNILLIQDHGIGMDEVELMRIFDNYYQSDSNMQGFGIGLNMVKRFCDKNGIKLSFKSAPNVGTSVELKFL
- the exbB gene encoding TonB-system energizer ExbB, producing the protein MQEVNMLEYAEQALDYGVMGILILMSIVTLWLFIERMMFYKTIKTQEYKYRDNLELDLTDNIGVISAIGSNAPYVGLLGTVIGIMITFYSMGDAGAVDAKQIMVGLALALKATAMGLVVAIPAIVTYTIALRKVERILTKFDVEQEAKVA